From Amycolatopsis sp. YIM 10, the proteins below share one genomic window:
- a CDS encoding site-specific integrase — protein sequence MPWAEQTGDLSWRVRYRREDDSIGSIPGFPDEKAAKTYIADMGTDQRRGSWIDPVAGQVTIAEFAPEWIDSLDVDQRTEENYQSFLKCHILPQWGSEPFSGMSNLGIRKWEKKLRAGKLAKTTVDSIIKCLSLMLTDAALEKIIAANPLQAKRRGRRRRSKRTPRKIWAEPHEVLAIADQVARYYSPAGALLILVAAWTGARWGELVGLQRHNVHLFDDNTGFIVIDPDNGALHEPNKGPLHLGPPKTEESARTITLPPFLVILLRQHLATLKHDHVFVTTSNQLHRRSNFARRALRPAADGNAQVKTPKIRLVAIKPGLTFHGLRHSHKTWMIDDGVPEIAQALRLGHVLEDKVQETYSHVAVAVEQRLLDALQTRWEKAMAASSTEPEHAHWRSAAA from the coding sequence ATGCCCTGGGCTGAACAAACTGGTGACCTGTCCTGGCGCGTGAGGTACCGCCGAGAGGACGACAGCATCGGCTCCATTCCAGGCTTCCCCGATGAGAAAGCGGCGAAAACCTACATCGCAGACATGGGAACCGATCAGCGCAGAGGGAGCTGGATCGACCCGGTCGCCGGGCAGGTCACCATCGCCGAGTTTGCTCCCGAATGGATCGACTCGCTCGACGTCGACCAGCGAACCGAAGAGAACTACCAAAGCTTCCTCAAGTGCCACATCCTCCCGCAGTGGGGGAGCGAGCCTTTCAGCGGCATGAGCAATCTCGGGATACGTAAATGGGAAAAGAAACTCCGAGCTGGTAAGCTGGCCAAGACGACCGTGGACAGCATTATCAAATGCCTGTCGCTCATGCTGACCGACGCCGCGCTCGAAAAGATCATCGCCGCGAACCCCCTGCAGGCAAAGAGGCGAGGTCGTCGACGCCGAAGTAAACGGACACCCCGCAAAATCTGGGCAGAGCCCCACGAAGTCCTGGCCATCGCAGACCAGGTCGCCCGCTACTACAGCCCAGCCGGCGCGTTACTCATCCTCGTCGCGGCCTGGACCGGAGCGCGCTGGGGAGAACTCGTAGGGCTGCAGCGCCACAACGTGCACCTCTTCGACGACAACACCGGCTTCATCGTCATCGACCCCGACAACGGCGCACTGCACGAGCCGAACAAGGGACCTCTTCATCTCGGCCCGCCCAAAACTGAGGAATCCGCCCGCACCATCACCCTGCCCCCCTTCCTTGTCATCTTGCTCCGGCAACACCTGGCCACCCTGAAACATGACCACGTGTTCGTGACAACCAGTAACCAGCTGCACCGGCGTAGCAACTTCGCCCGCCGCGCACTGCGACCCGCAGCCGACGGCAACGCCCAAGTCAAAACACCGAAAATCCGACTCGTCGCGATCAAACCCGGACTCACCTTCCACGGCCTGCGCCACAGCCACAAGACATGGATGATCGACGACGGCGTCCCCGAAATCGCCCAAGCGTTGCGACTCGGCCACGTCCTAGAAGACAAGGTCCAGGAGACCTACTCACATGTGGCCGTCGCAGTGGAACA